One Solea senegalensis isolate Sse05_10M linkage group LG21, IFAPA_SoseM_1, whole genome shotgun sequence DNA segment encodes these proteins:
- the rnf34b gene encoding E3 ubiquitin-protein ligase RNF34 isoform X9: MWASCCGLLNEVMGTGTVRTQQPGFGAGARPFRFAPSAGYSTYPPTGSGSAGQLCKACGLAFSVFRRKHICCDCKKSFCTLCSVLQEDLHCCTTCHLLRGTAFQRPRLMQLRVKDLRQYLLLRNIPTDTCREKEDLVDLVLCHQGARAPQRAVLVEDEEEEEEEDEEEEEEEEEEEEDTHEEEEEDGEDDTDSLHSLPPSHAASPRSATSEQSVLSASQGDVLSPGSDSSGTTSQEHEDTPAASLLNLEPTENIIEVSPGTQRRIRASLSDLDNEEAIENLSVRQLKEILARNFVNYSGCCEKWELLERVHRLYRENEQNRKSIENVSITAVVAYPPPLCNSGDGDGVKAHLAMDENLCRICMDAIIDCVLLECGHMVTCTKCGKRMSECPICRQYVVRAVHVFKS; this comes from the exons ATGTGGGCGTCATGCTGTGGGCTGCTGAACGAGGTGATGGGCACGGGCACGGTGCGGACACAGCAGCCTGGGTTTGGAGCAGGGGCTCGGCCCTTCCGCTTCGCCCCCAGCGCCGGCTACTCAACCTACCCGCCCACCGGCTCAGGGAGCGCTGGACAGCTGTGCAAGGCCTGCGGACTGGCCTTCTCCGTCTTTAGACGCAAG CACATCTGCTGTGACTGTAAGAAGAGTTTTTGCACCCTGTGCTCGGTGCTGCAGGAGGACCTGCACTGCTGCACAACCTGCCATCTACTGCGGGGCACAGCTTTCCAGCGGCCTCGGCTCATGCAGCTGCGAGTGAAAGACCTGCGCCAGTACCTGCTGCTGCGCAACATCCCCACCGACACGTGCAGGGAGAAAGAGGACCTGGTGGACCTGGTGCTCTGTCATCAGGGGGCAAGGGCGCCTCAGAGAGCAGTGCTGgtagaggacgaggaggaagaggaggaggaggacgaagaagaagaagaagaagaagaggaggaggaggaagacactcatgaggaggaggaggaagacgggGAAGATGACACAGACAGTCTGCACTCACTCCCCCCATCACATGCCGCCTCGCCCCGCTCAGCCACCTCTGAACAGTCAGTCCTCTCCGCCTCTCAGGGAGACGTTCTCAGCCCAGGAAGTGACAGCTCAGGAACCACCAGCCAG GAGCATGAGGACACTCCAGCAGCGTCCCTCTTGAACCTGGAGCCCACTGAAAATATCATTGAG GTCAGTCCTGGGACACAGAGGAGAATCAGAGCTTCGTTGTCTGATCTGGACAATGAAGAGGCGATAGAAAACCTCTCCGTGCGCCAGCTGAAAGAGATTCTCGCCAGGAACTTTGTCAATTACTCGGGCTGCTGTGAGAAGTGGGAGCTGCTAGAGCGAGTGCATCGACTCTACAGAGAAAACGAGCAGAACAGGAAATCCA tAGAAAATGTGAGCATCACTGCAG TGGTGGCATATCCCCCACCTCTCTGCAACAGTGGAGATGGAG ATGGTGTCAAAGCTCATCTGGCTATGGACGAAAACCTGTGTCGCATCTGCATGGACGCCATCATCGACTGTGTGCTGCTGGAATGCGGTCACATGGTGACCTGCACCAAGTGCGGGAAGAGAATGAGCGAGTGCCCCATCTGCAGGCAGTACGTCGTGCGTGCCGTGCATGTCTTCAAGTCCTAA
- the rnf34b gene encoding E3 ubiquitin-protein ligase RNF34 isoform X8 translates to MKAGASSMWASCCGLLNEVMGTGTVRTQQPGFGAGARPFRFAPSAGYSTYPPTGSGSAGQLCKACGLAFSVFRRKHICCDCKKSFCTLCSVLQEDLHCCTTCHLLRGTAFQRPRLMQLRVKDLRQYLLLRNIPTDTCREKEDLVDLVLCHQGARAPQRAVLVEDEEEEEEEDEEEEEEEEEEEEDTHEEEEEDGEDDTDSLHSLPPSHAASPRSATSEQSVLSASQGDVLSPGSDSSGTTSQEHEDTPAASLLNLEPTENIIEVSPGTQRRIRASLSDLDNEEAIENLSVRQLKEILARNFVNYSGCCEKWELLERVHRLYRENEQNRKSIENVSITAVVAYPPPLCNSGDGDGVKAHLAMDENLCRICMDAIIDCVLLECGHMVTCTKCGKRMSECPICRQYVVRAVHVFKS, encoded by the exons ATGAAG GCAGGAGCATCGTCCATGTGGGCGTCATGCTGTGGGCTGCTGAACGAGGTGATGGGCACGGGCACGGTGCGGACACAGCAGCCTGGGTTTGGAGCAGGGGCTCGGCCCTTCCGCTTCGCCCCCAGCGCCGGCTACTCAACCTACCCGCCCACCGGCTCAGGGAGCGCTGGACAGCTGTGCAAGGCCTGCGGACTGGCCTTCTCCGTCTTTAGACGCAAG CACATCTGCTGTGACTGTAAGAAGAGTTTTTGCACCCTGTGCTCGGTGCTGCAGGAGGACCTGCACTGCTGCACAACCTGCCATCTACTGCGGGGCACAGCTTTCCAGCGGCCTCGGCTCATGCAGCTGCGAGTGAAAGACCTGCGCCAGTACCTGCTGCTGCGCAACATCCCCACCGACACGTGCAGGGAGAAAGAGGACCTGGTGGACCTGGTGCTCTGTCATCAGGGGGCAAGGGCGCCTCAGAGAGCAGTGCTGgtagaggacgaggaggaagaggaggaggaggacgaagaagaagaagaagaagaagaggaggaggaggaagacactcatgaggaggaggaggaagacgggGAAGATGACACAGACAGTCTGCACTCACTCCCCCCATCACATGCCGCCTCGCCCCGCTCAGCCACCTCTGAACAGTCAGTCCTCTCCGCCTCTCAGGGAGACGTTCTCAGCCCAGGAAGTGACAGCTCAGGAACCACCAGCCAG GAGCATGAGGACACTCCAGCAGCGTCCCTCTTGAACCTGGAGCCCACTGAAAATATCATTGAG GTCAGTCCTGGGACACAGAGGAGAATCAGAGCTTCGTTGTCTGATCTGGACAATGAAGAGGCGATAGAAAACCTCTCCGTGCGCCAGCTGAAAGAGATTCTCGCCAGGAACTTTGTCAATTACTCGGGCTGCTGTGAGAAGTGGGAGCTGCTAGAGCGAGTGCATCGACTCTACAGAGAAAACGAGCAGAACAGGAAATCCA tAGAAAATGTGAGCATCACTGCAG TGGTGGCATATCCCCCACCTCTCTGCAACAGTGGAGATGGAG ATGGTGTCAAAGCTCATCTGGCTATGGACGAAAACCTGTGTCGCATCTGCATGGACGCCATCATCGACTGTGTGCTGCTGGAATGCGGTCACATGGTGACCTGCACCAAGTGCGGGAAGAGAATGAGCGAGTGCCCCATCTGCAGGCAGTACGTCGTGCGTGCCGTGCATGTCTTCAAGTCCTAA